Proteins from a genomic interval of Mesobacillus sp. S13:
- a CDS encoding alpha/beta hydrolase has translation MFKKKGTDSSKPTLLLLHGTGGNENDLLPLANMIDQEATVLSVRGNILENGMPRFFRRLAEGVFDEEDLVFRTQELHEFLDDASEKYELDRSNIVAVGYSNGANIAASLLFHYKNALKGAILHHPMVPRRGIDLPELSGTEVFLAAGKNDPICPAAESEELKSLLLKANAHIEMHWENSGHQLTLNEVEAAREWYVRRF, from the coding sequence ATATTTAAAAAAAAAGGAACAGATTCATCGAAACCAACATTATTGCTGCTGCATGGTACAGGGGGAAATGAAAACGATCTCCTTCCATTGGCGAATATGATTGACCAGGAAGCGACTGTATTGAGTGTGCGAGGGAACATCCTTGAAAATGGAATGCCTCGTTTTTTCAGGAGGCTTGCTGAGGGTGTCTTTGATGAAGAGGACTTGGTCTTCCGTACTCAAGAACTACATGAGTTCTTAGATGATGCCTCGGAAAAATATGAACTTGACCGTAGCAACATTGTTGCAGTTGGTTATTCGAATGGCGCCAATATCGCCGCTAGCTTACTTTTCCACTACAAGAATGCCCTCAAAGGAGCAATCCTCCACCATCCAATGGTTCCTAGAAGAGGGATTGACCTGCCGGAACTTTCCGGTACAGAAGTGTTCTTAGCTGCCGGGAAGAACGACCCGATTTGTCCTGCAGCCGAGTCAGAGGAATTGAAGTCACTATTGCTTAAAGCTAATGCTCATATAGAAATGCATTGGGAGAACAGCGGGCATCAATTGACCCTAAATGAGGTGGAAGCTGCACGCGAATGGTATGTACGCAGGTTTTAA
- a CDS encoding YbaN family protein, which yields MNFALKALLIIIGTLSIALGVIGIVVPLLPTTPLILLGAACYVKASDELYQKLIKNKWLGRYIKDFREKNGITLKNKVLSLSLMWISITGTILFFDIELWLAAALIIVAVTVSAYILSFDTI from the coding sequence GTGAATTTCGCTCTAAAAGCTTTGTTGATCATCATAGGGACACTTTCAATAGCCCTGGGAGTGATTGGGATTGTTGTTCCTCTCTTACCGACCACCCCGCTGATCCTGCTGGGTGCAGCCTGTTATGTGAAGGCTTCAGATGAATTGTACCAAAAATTAATCAAGAATAAATGGTTAGGCAGGTACATTAAGGACTTCCGTGAGAAAAACGGAATAACCCTTAAAAATAAGGTGCTTAGCCTGAGCTTAATGTGGATCTCAATCACGGGGACCATTTTGTTTTTTGACATTGAATTATGGCTTGCAGCCGCCCTCATCATTGTTGCTGTTACAGTCAGCGCCTATATACTATCCTTTGATACTATTTGA